In Synechococcus sp. UW69, a single genomic region encodes these proteins:
- a CDS encoding prohibitin family protein, which produces MQSPRRINDPANSLAVLVAVVLSTLLLLGQALFIVPAGKVAVVTTLGKVSGGSRLPGLNLKVPFVQAVYPFDVRTQVKPEEFATLTKDLQVIEATATVKYAVRPNEAGRIYRTIAGNDREIYPRIIQPSLLKALKSVFSQYELVTIATEWNDISALVERTVAEELDKFDYVEVRGLDLTGLQIAEEYRAAIEQKQIAEQQLLRAQTEVKIAEQEALRYDTLNRSLDDQVLYKLFLDKWDGQTEVVPALPGSNGSTPPVIVGRRS; this is translated from the coding sequence ATGCAAAGCCCTAGACGGATCAACGACCCCGCCAACAGCCTCGCCGTGCTGGTCGCCGTCGTTCTCAGCACATTGTTGTTGTTGGGACAGGCCCTGTTCATCGTTCCGGCCGGCAAAGTTGCCGTGGTCACCACCTTGGGCAAGGTGAGCGGAGGATCGCGTCTGCCTGGCCTCAATCTCAAGGTCCCGTTTGTTCAAGCGGTGTACCCCTTTGATGTGCGCACCCAGGTCAAACCAGAAGAATTCGCCACCCTCACCAAGGACCTTCAAGTCATTGAGGCCACCGCGACCGTTAAATATGCCGTCCGTCCCAATGAGGCCGGACGGATTTACCGGACAATCGCCGGTAACGACCGTGAGATCTACCCCCGCATTATCCAGCCGTCATTGCTGAAAGCACTGAAGTCAGTGTTCTCCCAATACGAGCTCGTCACCATTGCCACTGAATGGAATGACATCTCCGCATTGGTGGAGCGAACTGTGGCAGAAGAGCTCGACAAATTTGATTACGTGGAAGTCCGCGGTCTGGACCTCACAGGCCTGCAGATCGCCGAGGAATATCGCGCCGCCATTGAGCAGAAGCAGATTGCTGAGCAGCAACTGCTCCGCGCCCAGACCGAAGTCAAGATCGCGGAACAGGAAGCCCTCCGTTACGACACGCTCAATCGCAGCCTTGACGACCAAGTGCTCTACAAACTGTTCCTCGACAAATGGGATGGGCAAACGGAAGTGGTACCGGCACTTCCGGGCAGCAACGGCAGCACGCCTCCAGTAATTGTGGGGCGTCGCAGCTGA